In Shinella sp. XGS7, a single genomic region encodes these proteins:
- a CDS encoding bifunctional salicylyl-CoA 5-hydroxylase/oxidoreductase, with translation MRITCIGGGPAGLYFALLMKKQNPAHRVTVLERNRAGDTFGWGVVFSDQTLAALREADPETADQILQAFNHWDDIAVHIEGRRMVSGGHGFCGIGRKKLLNILQTRCEALGVELRYEADIPDDGAVQDADLIIAADGLNSRVRQKYADTYQPDIDLRRCRFVWLGTSKLFDAFTFDFQKTPWGWFQAHAYRFDATHSTFIVEAPEPVWQAAGLEQMSKEEGIAFCERLFAEVLDGHKLISNASHLRGSAQWIRFPRVVCKTWVHRRAEDGVPVVLMGDAAHTAHFSIGSGTKLALEDAIALARDIQAAAGDLDQALAAYQASRSIEVLRIQNAARNSTEWFENVERHARLAPEQFAYSLLTRSQRISHENLRLRDKRYVEDYERWLAERSGLDGQQAVPPMFTPFSLRGLRLKNRVVVSPMAQYSCQDGLPGDYHLMHLGARAAGGAGLVFAEMTCTSPEARITPGCPGLWNEAQTAAWQRIVDHVHAHSTAKIALQLGHAGAKGSTRVAWEGIDQPLEHGNWPLISASPQQYLPGVSQTSRAMTREDMDRVKADFVAATRRAAAAGFDWLELHCAHGYLLSSFISPLTNRREDEYGGTLDNRLRYPLEVFAAMREVWPQARPMSVRISAHDWVEGGTTPEDAVQIAAAFKAAGADLIDVSSGQVSKAEKPVYGRMWQTPFSEAVRNKVGIATMAVGAISEADHVNSIIAAGRADLCAVARPHLANPAWTLSEAAKIGYLGGPGLDWPQQYLSGKTQLEREFERQRAQGGGAAAAEAANKALGV, from the coding sequence ATGCGCATCACCTGTATCGGCGGCGGTCCCGCCGGCCTGTATTTCGCGCTGCTGATGAAGAAGCAGAACCCGGCCCACCGGGTGACCGTGCTGGAGCGCAACCGCGCAGGCGACACCTTCGGCTGGGGCGTGGTCTTCTCCGACCAGACCCTGGCCGCGCTGCGCGAGGCCGACCCCGAGACGGCGGACCAGATCCTTCAAGCCTTCAACCACTGGGACGATATCGCCGTGCACATCGAGGGCCGGCGCATGGTTTCGGGCGGCCACGGCTTTTGCGGCATCGGCCGCAAGAAGCTGCTCAACATCCTGCAGACCCGCTGCGAGGCCCTGGGCGTGGAGCTGCGCTACGAGGCCGACATCCCGGACGACGGCGCGGTGCAGGACGCCGACCTCATCATCGCGGCCGACGGCCTGAACAGCCGCGTGCGCCAGAAGTACGCTGACACCTACCAGCCCGATATCGATCTGCGCCGCTGCCGCTTTGTCTGGCTGGGCACGAGCAAGCTCTTCGACGCCTTCACCTTCGACTTCCAGAAAACGCCCTGGGGCTGGTTCCAGGCCCATGCCTACCGCTTCGATGCCACGCATTCCACCTTCATCGTGGAAGCGCCCGAGCCCGTCTGGCAGGCCGCAGGCCTGGAGCAGATGAGCAAGGAGGAGGGCATTGCGTTTTGCGAGCGCCTCTTTGCCGAGGTGCTGGACGGGCACAAGCTCATCTCCAATGCCTCGCATCTGCGCGGTTCGGCCCAGTGGATCCGCTTCCCGCGCGTGGTCTGCAAGACCTGGGTGCATCGCCGCGCCGAGGACGGCGTGCCCGTGGTGCTGATGGGTGACGCGGCCCACACCGCGCATTTCTCCATCGGCTCCGGCACCAAGCTGGCGCTGGAAGACGCCATTGCCCTGGCCCGCGATATCCAGGCCGCGGCGGGTGATCTGGACCAGGCGCTCGCCGCCTACCAGGCCAGTCGCAGCATCGAGGTGCTGCGCATCCAGAACGCCGCGCGCAACAGCACCGAGTGGTTCGAGAACGTGGAGCGCCATGCCCGCCTGGCACCCGAGCAGTTCGCCTATTCCCTGCTGACGCGCTCCCAGCGCATCTCGCACGAGAACCTGCGCCTGCGCGACAAGCGCTATGTGGAAGACTATGAGCGCTGGCTGGCCGAGCGCAGCGGCCTGGATGGCCAGCAGGCCGTGCCGCCCATGTTCACCCCCTTCAGCCTGCGTGGCCTGCGGCTCAAGAACCGCGTGGTGGTCTCGCCCATGGCGCAGTACAGCTGCCAGGACGGCCTGCCCGGTGACTACCACCTGATGCATCTGGGCGCGCGCGCCGCCGGCGGCGCCGGCCTGGTGTTTGCCGAGATGACCTGCACCTCGCCCGAGGCGCGCATCACCCCCGGCTGCCCGGGTCTGTGGAACGAGGCCCAGACCGCCGCCTGGCAGCGCATCGTGGACCATGTGCATGCGCACAGCACGGCCAAGATCGCCCTGCAGCTGGGCCATGCCGGTGCCAAGGGTTCCACCCGCGTGGCCTGGGAGGGCATAGACCAGCCGCTGGAGCATGGCAACTGGCCGCTGATCTCGGCCTCGCCCCAGCAGTACCTGCCGGGCGTGAGCCAGACGTCGCGGGCCATGACGCGCGAGGACATGGACCGCGTCAAGGCCGATTTCGTGGCCGCGACCCGGCGTGCCGCCGCCGCCGGCTTTGACTGGCTGGAACTGCACTGCGCGCATGGCTATCTGCTCTCCAGCTTCATCTCGCCGCTCACCAACCGGCGCGAGGATGAGTACGGCGGCACGCTGGATAACCGCCTGCGCTACCCGCTGGAGGTGTTTGCCGCCATGCGCGAGGTCTGGCCGCAGGCGCGGCCCATGTCGGTGCGCATCTCGGCCCATGACTGGGTGGAGGGCGGCACCACGCCGGAGGATGCGGTGCAGATCGCCGCCGCCTTCAAGGCCGCGGGCGCCGACCTGATCGATGTGTCCTCGGGCCAGGTCAGCAAGGCCGAGAAGCCGGTCTATGGCCGCATGTGGCAGACGCCTTTCTCGGAAGCCGTGCGCAACAAGGTGGGCATCGCCACCATGGCCGTGGGCGCCATCTCCGAGGCCGATCATGTGAACAGCATCATCGCGGCCGGCCGCGCCGACCTCTGCGCCGTGGCGCGCC
- the kynB gene encoding arylformamidase: MKRLWDISPLVAPDAPIFPGDEPYALRWTARLSPGCPVNLSALTMSPHVGAHADAPLHYADGVASAAEVDLHAYLGPCRVIHAIGCGALIRIEHLAHAAADLPERVLVRCMQRADTVWNPDFTAYAPETVAWLAERGVRLIGLDTPSVDPASSKTLDSHQQLLRLNLRVLENLVLDDVPEGDYELIALPLKLAGACASPVRAVLRSL; encoded by the coding sequence ATGAAACGCCTCTGGGATATCTCGCCCCTGGTGGCTCCCGACGCGCCGATCTTTCCCGGCGACGAGCCCTATGCCCTGCGCTGGACCGCCAGGCTCTCACCGGGCTGTCCGGTCAATCTCTCGGCCCTGACGATGTCGCCCCATGTGGGCGCCCATGCCGATGCCCCCCTGCATTACGCCGATGGCGTGGCCAGCGCCGCCGAGGTGGATCTGCACGCCTACCTCGGCCCCTGCCGCGTGATCCATGCCATCGGCTGCGGCGCGCTGATCCGCATCGAACACCTGGCCCATGCGGCGGCCGATCTGCCCGAGCGCGTGCTGGTGCGCTGCATGCAGCGCGCCGACACGGTCTGGAACCCCGACTTCACGGCCTACGCCCCCGAGACCGTGGCCTGGCTGGCCGAGCGTGGCGTGCGCTTGATCGGCCTGGACACGCCCTCGGTGGATCCGGCCAGCAGCAAGACCTTGGACAGCCACCAGCAGCTGCTGCGCCTGAACCTGCGCGTGCTGGAGAACCTGGTGCTGGACGATGTGCCCGAGGGCGATTACGAGCTGATCGCCCTGCCCCTGAAACTGGCCGGTGCCTGCGCCTCCCCGGTGCGCGCCGTGCTGCGTTCCCTTTGA
- the kynU gene encoding kynureninase produces MKTRDDALARDAADPLRGLKAQFDLPPGTIYLDGNSLGVLPKTTAARVQEVITKEWGRDLIKAWNTADWMHLPERVGDKIARLVGAAPGELVVADSTSLNLYKVLAAALEIVKTDAPQRRLIVSERSNFPTDLYIAESLCRQHGFTLKLVDGVDEIPAALNAELAVLMLTEVNYRTGYKHDMKALTAAAHAAGALTVWDLAHSAGAVPVDLKGANADFAIGCGYKYLNGGPGAPAFVWVHPRHADRFWQPLSGWMGHAAPFLFTPDYRPAPGVRRYVCGTPSVIATSALECGVDTVLAAEPLGGMAALREKSLALTEAFAALAEARCAELGVYVASPREPAQRGSQVCLALKAPLQEAGYAVVQALIARGVIGDYRAGDPANLDAMPHILRFGFTPLYIGFTEVWDAMEHLHQVLASGEWREARFNQKAAVT; encoded by the coding sequence ATGAAGACGAGAGACGACGCCCTGGCCCGCGACGCGGCCGACCCGCTGCGCGGCCTCAAGGCCCAGTTCGATCTGCCGCCTGGCACGATCTATCTGGACGGCAATTCCCTGGGCGTGCTGCCCAAGACCACGGCCGCCCGCGTGCAGGAAGTGATCACAAAGGAATGGGGCCGCGACCTGATCAAGGCCTGGAACACGGCCGACTGGATGCACCTGCCCGAGCGCGTGGGCGACAAGATCGCGCGCCTGGTGGGCGCGGCCCCGGGTGAGCTGGTGGTGGCCGATTCCACCTCGCTCAATCTCTACAAGGTGCTGGCCGCCGCACTCGAGATCGTCAAGACCGACGCCCCGCAGCGCCGCCTGATCGTGTCCGAGCGCAGCAACTTCCCCACCGATCTCTACATCGCCGAGAGCCTGTGCCGCCAGCACGGCTTCACGCTCAAGCTGGTGGACGGCGTGGACGAGATCCCCGCCGCGCTCAATGCCGAGCTGGCCGTGCTGATGCTCACCGAGGTGAACTACCGCACGGGCTACAAGCACGATATGAAGGCGCTGACCGCCGCGGCGCATGCCGCGGGCGCGCTCACCGTCTGGGACCTGGCGCACTCGGCGGGCGCCGTGCCGGTGGACCTCAAGGGCGCCAATGCCGACTTCGCCATCGGCTGCGGCTACAAATACCTCAACGGCGGCCCAGGCGCACCGGCCTTCGTCTGGGTGCATCCGCGCCATGCCGACCGTTTCTGGCAGCCGCTCTCGGGCTGGATGGGCCATGCCGCGCCCTTCCTGTTCACGCCGGACTACCGGCCCGCGCCGGGCGTGCGCCGCTATGTCTGCGGCACGCCCTCGGTGATCGCCACCTCGGCCCTGGAATGCGGCGTGGACACCGTGCTGGCCGCCGAGCCCCTGGGCGGCATGGCCGCGCTGCGCGAGAAGTCCCTGGCCCTGACCGAGGCCTTTGCTGCCCTGGCCGAGGCGCGTTGCGCGGAGCTGGGTGTCTACGTGGCCTCGCCGCGCGAACCGGCGCAACGCGGCAGCCAGGTCTGCCTGGCGCTCAAGGCCCCGCTGCAGGAAGCCGGCTATGCCGTGGTGCAGGCCCTGATCGCGCGCGGCGTGATCGGCGACTACCGCGCTGGCGATCCGGCCAACCTGGACGCCATGCCCCATATCCTGCGTTTCGGCTTCACCCCGCTGTACATCGGCTTCACCGAGGTCTGGGACGCCATGGAGCATCTGCACCAGGTGCTGGCCAGCGGCGAGTGGCGTGAAGCCCGTTTCAACCAGAAGGCGGCCGTGACATGA
- the kynA gene encoding tryptophan 2,3-dioxygenase, translated as MTCPIHHTENIVREEKAQLDFSKDMSYGDYLHLDQVLSAQHPLSPEHNEMLFIVQHQTSELWMKLMLHELQAAVAKVAADELPEAFKMLARVSRIMEQLVHAWDVLATMTPPEYSALRPYLANSSGFQSAQYRRIEFMLGNKNPAMLKPHAHRPDLLAPVQAAFEAPSLYDEVLRLMARRGIAVPASHTQRDWTQAYAADEGVKQAWLQVYRAPREYWDLYQMGEELVDLEDAFRLWRFRHVTTVERVIGFKRGTGGTGGVSYLRKMLDVVLFPELWALRTEL; from the coding sequence ATGACTTGCCCCATCCACCACACCGAAAACATCGTTCGCGAGGAGAAGGCACAGCTCGACTTCTCCAAGGACATGAGCTATGGCGACTATCTGCACCTGGACCAGGTGCTCAGCGCCCAGCATCCGCTCTCGCCCGAGCACAACGAGATGCTCTTCATCGTGCAGCACCAGACCTCGGAGCTGTGGATGAAGCTGATGCTGCACGAGCTGCAGGCCGCCGTGGCCAAGGTCGCGGCCGACGAGCTGCCCGAGGCCTTCAAGATGCTGGCCCGGGTCTCGCGCATCATGGAGCAGCTGGTGCACGCCTGGGACGTGCTGGCCACCATGACCCCGCCCGAGTACAGCGCGCTGCGGCCCTATCTGGCCAATAGCAGCGGCTTCCAGAGCGCGCAGTACCGCCGCATCGAGTTCATGCTGGGCAACAAGAACCCGGCCATGCTCAAGCCCCATGCCCACCGGCCCGATCTGCTGGCCCCGGTGCAGGCGGCCTTCGAGGCGCCTTCGCTCTACGACGAGGTACTGCGCCTGATGGCGCGGCGCGGCATCGCCGTGCCCGCCAGCCACACCCAGCGCGACTGGACCCAGGCCTATGCCGCCGACGAGGGCGTCAAGCAGGCCTGGCTGCAGGTCTACCGCGCGCCGCGCGAGTACTGGGACCTCTACCAGATGGGCGAGGAGCTGGTGGACCTGGAAGACGCCTTCCGGCTCTGGCGCTTCCGCCATGTCACCACGGTGGAGCGCGTGATCGGCTTCAAGCGCGGCACCGGCGGCACCGGCGGTGTCAGCTATCTGCGCAAGATGCTGGACGTGGTGCTCTTCCCCGAGCTCTGGGCCCTGCGCACCGAGCTTTGA
- a CDS encoding aminopeptidase P family protein translates to MDTRTAPQALRIERVRDALRAQGAHAALVPSADPHLSEYLPERWQGREWLSGFTGSMGTLVVTLERAALFADSRYWSQAERELTGTGIELVKIPTGAATHYIEWIVEQLQAGQTLAVDGQVLGLALAQQLRLALAQAGLKIRSDLDVVQAAWEGRPGLPTAAVYEHLPPEAVVSRAAKLAQVRAGMAARGASHHFISTVDDVAWLLNLRGADVDYNPVFLAHVLLDARGGTLFVGAGKVDAALAARLAADGIQLAAYEQAPQALAALPAEARLLLDPKRVTLGLREAVPAGVAVIEAINPSTLAKSRKTAEEAAFVRQAMEQDGAAMCEFYAQFEAALARGERLSELTVDEWLSAARAKRPGFKGLSFPTIAGFNANGAMPHYRATPESYAQIEGNGLLLIDSGAQYLGGTTDITRVWPIGQVSEAQQRDYTLVLKGMINLSRAVFPRGTLSPMLDALARVPLWQHGLDYGHGTGHGVGYFINVHEGPQSISKAVPDANMAMEPGMITSNEPGLYRPGQWGVRIENLILNVAHETPENGQFGEMLAFESLTLCPIDTRCIAPGLLNAEEVDWLNRYHAEVRRRLAPLLSGAALDWLNQRTEALA, encoded by the coding sequence ATGGATACCCGTACCGCCCCCCAGGCCCTGCGCATTGAGCGCGTTCGCGACGCCCTGCGCGCCCAGGGCGCCCACGCGGCCCTGGTCCCCTCGGCCGATCCGCATCTCTCGGAATACCTGCCCGAGCGCTGGCAGGGCCGCGAGTGGCTCTCGGGCTTCACCGGCTCCATGGGCACCCTGGTCGTGACCCTGGAGCGCGCCGCCCTGTTTGCCGACAGCCGCTACTGGTCGCAGGCCGAGCGTGAGCTGACCGGCACCGGCATCGAGCTGGTCAAGATCCCCACCGGCGCCGCCACCCACTACATCGAGTGGATCGTCGAGCAGCTGCAGGCCGGCCAGACTCTGGCCGTGGACGGTCAGGTGCTGGGCCTGGCCCTGGCCCAGCAGCTGCGCCTGGCCCTGGCCCAGGCCGGCCTGAAGATCCGCAGCGATCTGGATGTGGTGCAGGCCGCCTGGGAGGGCCGCCCCGGCCTGCCCACCGCCGCGGTCTACGAGCATCTGCCGCCCGAGGCCGTGGTGAGCCGCGCCGCCAAGCTGGCCCAGGTGCGCGCCGGCATGGCCGCGCGCGGCGCCAGCCACCACTTCATTTCCACCGTGGACGATGTGGCCTGGCTGCTGAATCTGCGCGGCGCCGATGTGGACTACAACCCCGTCTTCCTGGCCCATGTGCTGCTGGACGCCCGGGGCGGCACCCTCTTCGTGGGCGCCGGCAAGGTGGACGCGGCCCTGGCTGCGCGCCTGGCGGCCGACGGCATCCAGCTGGCCGCCTATGAGCAGGCGCCCCAGGCCCTGGCCGCCCTGCCCGCCGAGGCCCGTCTGCTGCTGGACCCCAAGCGCGTGACCCTGGGCCTGCGCGAGGCCGTGCCGGCCGGCGTGGCCGTGATCGAGGCCATCAACCCCAGCACCCTGGCCAAGAGCCGCAAGACGGCCGAGGAAGCCGCTTTCGTGCGCCAGGCCATGGAGCAGGACGGCGCCGCCATGTGCGAGTTCTACGCGCAGTTCGAGGCCGCCCTGGCCCGTGGCGAGCGCCTGAGCGAGCTGACGGTGGACGAGTGGCTCAGCGCCGCGCGCGCCAAGCGCCCAGGCTTCAAGGGCCTGAGCTTCCCCACCATCGCCGGCTTCAATGCCAATGGCGCCATGCCGCATTACCGCGCCACGCCCGAGTCCTATGCCCAGATCGAGGGCAACGGCCTGCTGCTGATCGACTCCGGCGCGCAGTACCTGGGCGGCACCACCGACATCACCCGGGTCTGGCCCATCGGCCAGGTCAGCGAGGCGCAACAGCGCGACTACACCCTGGTGCTCAAGGGCATGATCAATCTGAGCCGCGCCGTCTTCCCGCGCGGCACGCTCAGCCCCATGCTGGACGCCCTGGCCCGCGTGCCCCTGTGGCAGCACGGCCTGGACTACGGCCATGGCACGGGCCACGGCGTGGGCTATTTCATCAATGTGCACGAGGGCCCGCAGAGCATCTCCAAGGCCGTGCCGGACGCGAACATGGCCATGGAGCCGGGCATGATCACCTCCAACGAACCCGGCCTCTACCGCCCGGGCCAGTGGGGCGTGCGCATCGAGAACCTGATCCTCAATGTGGCCCACGAGACGCCCGAGAACGGCCAGTTCGGCGAGATGCTGGCCTTCGAGAGCCTGACCCTGTGCCCCATCGACACGCGCTGCATCGCCCCCGGCCTGCTCAATGCCGAGGAAGTGGACTGGCTCAACCGCTACCACGCCGAGGTGCGCCGCCGCCTGGCCCCGCTGCTGAGTGGCGCGGCCCTGGACTGGCTGAACCAGCGCACCGAGGCGCTGGCCTGA
- a CDS encoding LytTR family DNA-binding domain-containing protein: MTLHAAPTALIADDEPLLRDSLARGLAQAWPELQVLAQARNGREAVELFERLQPQIVFLDVHMPGLSGVEAARLLARRAHLVFVTAYEQYAVQAFEQGALDYLVKPVEPARLQDTVQRLQERLASRTGAGGGGAALEAAVEAALAQLSERLRAPAVAPSPAQPAYLQWLRASVGSTLKLIPVDQVIFLRSDEKYTLVVWQEGEALIRTPIRELIEQLDPQCFAQVHRSVVVNLHAISHVTRGPNETADLHLRGRPEVLPVSRSYLHLFRQM; this comes from the coding sequence ATGACTCTGCACGCCGCTCCCACCGCCCTGATTGCCGACGACGAACCCCTGCTGCGCGACAGCCTGGCGCGCGGCCTGGCCCAGGCCTGGCCCGAGCTGCAGGTGCTGGCCCAGGCCCGCAACGGGCGCGAGGCGGTGGAGCTGTTCGAGCGTCTGCAGCCCCAGATCGTGTTCCTGGATGTGCACATGCCCGGGCTCAGCGGGGTGGAGGCGGCGCGCCTGCTGGCGCGGCGTGCCCATCTGGTGTTCGTGACGGCCTATGAGCAGTATGCGGTGCAGGCCTTCGAGCAGGGCGCGCTGGACTATCTGGTCAAGCCGGTGGAGCCGGCCCGCTTGCAGGACACGGTGCAGCGCCTGCAGGAGCGCCTGGCCAGCCGCACCGGGGCGGGGGGCGGTGGTGCGGCGCTGGAAGCCGCGGTGGAGGCGGCCCTGGCCCAGCTCAGCGAGCGCCTGCGCGCCCCGGCCGTGGCGCCCAGCCCGGCCCAGCCCGCCTATCTGCAGTGGCTGCGGGCCTCGGTGGGCTCCACGCTCAAGCTGATCCCGGTGGATCAGGTCATATTCCTGCGCTCGGACGAGAAATACACCCTGGTGGTGTGGCAGGAGGGCGAGGCCCTGATTCGTACGCCCATCCGCGAGCTGATCGAGCAGCTGGACCCGCAGTGTTTTGCCCAGGTGCACCGCTCGGTGGTGGTGAACCTGCACGCCATCAGCCATGTGACCCGCGGGCCCAACGAGACGGCCGATCTGCATCTGCGCGGCCGGCCCGAGGTGCTGCCGGTCAGCCGCAGCTATCTGCATCTGTTCCGGCAGATGTAG